A window of Fragaria vesca subsp. vesca linkage group LG7, FraVesHawaii_1.0, whole genome shotgun sequence contains these coding sequences:
- the LOC101302402 gene encoding reticulon-like protein B1-like: MAEPEEIPGESFMEKIRSHTRSSSSSSSSSDDDKPSKKADSVMPAKDDDDVMHKVEEVLDKAHDSVKSNKFRIFGREKPVHKVLGGGKPADVLLWRDKKESASVLGAATVLWIFFECLEYHLITLFCHIMILFLAVFFLWSNGSSFINKAPPEIPKVQIPEKCVLDIASALRIELNKGFHVLREIASGRDLKTFLGVIAVLWIVSVIGKCFSFLTLFYLTFVLLHSAPLIYEKHEDQIDAVAEKAWIEFKKQYAVFNEKVLSKIPKGPVKEKKRD; the protein is encoded by the exons ATGGCCGAGCCAGAAGAGATTCCCGGCGAGTCGTTCATGGAGAAGATCCGCTCCCACACCCGCTCCTCCTCCTCGTCTTCGTCGTCTTCCGACGACGACAAGCCGTCCAAGAAGGCCGATTCCGTCATGCCGGCTAAGGATGACGATGACGTCATGCACAAGGTTGAGGAAGTCCTCGACAAGGCGCACGATTCCGTCAAGTCCAACAAGTTCAGGATCTTCGGCCGGGAAAAGCCCGTTCACAAGGTCCTCGGTGGCGGCAAAC CTGCTGATGTCCTCCTATGGAGGGACAAGAAAGAATCTGCAAGTGTTCTTGGTGCAGCCACTGTACTGTGGATTTTTTTTGAGTGTCTTGAATATCATTTGATAACTCTGTTCTGCCATATAATGATCCTTTTTCTGGCTGTCTTCTTCTTGTGGTCCAATGGATCTTCCTTTATCAACAA GGCTCCACCCGAAATCCCAAAAGTTCAAATTCCGGAGAAGTGTGTTCTTGATATTGCCTCTGCACTGAGGATTGAACTCAACAAAGGGTTCCATGTTCTGCGGGAAATTGCATCTGGGAGAGATTTGAAGACATTCCTCGGT GTTATAGCTGTCTTGTGGATTGTGTCAGTGATTGGCAAATGCTTCAGCTTCCTGACCTTATTCTACTTAA CCTTTGTCTTGCTGCACTCAGCGCCACTGATCTACGAGAAACATGAGGACCAGATTGATGCTGTTGCTGAGAAGGCATGGATCGAGTTTAAGAAGCAGTATGCAGTGTTCAATGAAAAGGTTTTGAGTAAGATACCCAAAGGTCCGGTGAAAGAGAAGAAGAGGGATTAG
- the LOC101302607 gene encoding F-box protein At5g52880-like, translating into MSKPLERYQKLALKECLGSIHRYPLVCKELSLILRGAYRKVPKNLQSLIFQDTLTAFRLLPEMKTGSAVSAAHLLLQSVEATLPKQKKNLAVAEYKNAMVVHKRRTKAHQEENLAHLPQDVLVHVFSFLDFQSLVSVGLVCWSWNFAASDNRLWQRQYATFFRDSYNDLNIKEQHTSRQVQDKSDTLFWRKAFKIAYKGNSSSEKLKSSRGYCRHCKTIVWLDNMKCFNEHIGLNTEIQKIDPVLPSQVVDYLLEGSISLKSSSESDSDSDSEVGLFFSRLWAYAYQRPLTRPEDKPSD; encoded by the exons ATGTCAAAACCATTGGAGAGATACCAAAAACTTGCGCTGAAAGAGTGTTTAGGATCAATTCACAGATACCCTTTAGTATGTAAAGAGCTCAGCTTAATTCTCAGAGGCGCTTATAGAAAAGTGCCCAAGAATCTCCAATCTCTTATCTTCCAAGACACCCTCACCGCCTTTCGTCTCCTTCCTGA AATGAAGACAGGCAGTGCTGTCTCGGCAGCTCATCTCCTCCTCCAGAGTGTTGAGGCCACATTGCCAAAGCAAAAGAAGAACTTGGCTGTTGCAGAATATAAGAATGCAATGGTTGTTCACAAGAGGCGCACTAAAGCCCACCAAGAAGAGAATC TTGCACATCTGCCACAAGATGTTCTTGTTCACGTGTTCAGTTTCCTGGATTTTCAATCTTTAGTCTCTGTTGGACTAGTATGCTG GTCATGGAATTTTGCGGCAAGTGATAATCGGCTGTGGCAGAGGCAATACGCTACATTCTTTAGGGATTCTTACAATGACTTAAATATCAAGGAACAGCATACCAGTAGACAGGTTCAAGATAAAAGTGATACGCTGTTTTGGAGAAAAGCCTTCAAAATAGCATATAAAG GGAATAGTTCATCAGAGAAATTAAAATCCAGTAGGGGATACTGTAGACACTGCAAGACAATTGTTTGGCTCGATAACATGAAATGTTTCAATGAACACATTGGACTAAATACTGAAATTCAGAAAATTGACCCTGTATTACCTAGTCAG GTGGTTGACTACTTGTTGGAAGGTTCTATATCACTCAAATCTTCTTCAGAGAGCGATAGCGACAGTGATTCAGAAGTAGGGTTGTTTTTCTCCAGGTTATGGGCCTATGCCTATCAAAGACCCTTGACTAGACCTGAAGATAAGCCTTCCGATTAA